A window of Salmo trutta chromosome 31, fSalTru1.1, whole genome shotgun sequence contains these coding sequences:
- the LOC115169163 gene encoding voltage-dependent calcium channel beta subunit-associated regulatory protein-like yields MSNDLPVLTSLTENSTELPVSAGRVENYVLLLILLCVFAGGTLILLSLLSLFCHRCCVGGRRYSRASDDPEKTNTTYVEDSLPTQDITIRLDESDALFASSCHDEETDRFMSTCSTGRRVSFNESALYEKESQTQDKGRRYTLTEGDFHHLKKARLTHLHMAPPPSTLKILTIMECESTEISSLNVNKPPASKLPLYQCSERAVPTWLGQSSSGALPGDTHHYILLDPRLSHSPPILCPPTPCSRTAEAVGDGEWVRMEGERERGMRGVRGTFPVPGHQGSVLQFFCKLRRHASLEGAGPYFRKWKFDSSHRATSLDAKGHHNYTWRRYGNLVSPQGSPKRRPFQRQRAASDNTVPTEEDSPPPHPSPPLRHDIPQPLPPTHSQISSLQHLSARSLSPPTCPPSPSLGRLEGEAVVEAASRGRRGRDVTHPPPEHPGAQGREEEPVEMTETGLLREAGTEKETRSWAEVGAVTRTEAGEEFKVWVGSGEESEEGAYILGTEQRVGHGAEIMVWEGLGTDEAQEGGERFQAEQEAEMRIKARTVDGLGATSKAEAGMGVRAKTDVGAVLGTEKETETGARLESVIEVGARPEAEFEVEVGLGASVVRISDLGSGLEGFLGAGIGADPGPRSRSGSAVCISRQESSETQPSLCRDIWSLRASLEQYTSSDQSSTDRESIRSDVDSVCSVGGAAGQSSFTACLSQDIGDELEGEWEYGDTEREEGDRRQKETEGEAEYRDTGRKMVNRGVQRRDSEGEEKGE; encoded by the exons ATGAGCAATGACTTGCCTGTACTGACAAGCCTGACGGAGAACTCCACC GAGCTGCCAGTGTCGGCAGGGCGGGTGGAGAACTATGTGCTCCTGCTGATCTTGCTGTGTGTGTTCGCTGGGGGCACTCTAATCCTGCTCTCCTTGTTGTCGCTGTTCTGTCACCGCTGCTGTGTGGGCGGCCGCCGCTACTCCAG GGCCAGTGATGATCCAGAAAAGACTAATACCACCTATGTGGAAGATTCATTGCCCACACAAG aCATCACCATCCGGTTGGATGAGTCAGATGCTCTCTTTGCATCTAGCTGCCATGATGAAGAGACCGACAGGTTCATGTCCACCTGCTCTACTGGACGCCGCGTCTCCTTCAATGAGTCAGCACTTTACGAAAAGGAGAGCCAGACTCAGGACAAAGGACGCAG GTACACCCTTACAGAAGGGGACTTCCATCACCTGAAGAAGGCCCGTCTGACCCACCTCCACATGGCCCCCCCACCCTCCACCCTAAAGATCCTCACCATCATGGAGTGTGAGTCTACAGAGATCAGCAGCCTTAACGTCAACAAACCACCTGCTTCCAAACTCCCCCTCTACCAG TGTTCTGAGAGGGCTGTGCCCACCTGGTTGGGCCAGAGCTCTAGTGGTGCCCTCCCTGGAGACACCCACCATTACATTCTATTGGACCCCAGACTCAGCCACAGTCCGCCAATCCTGTGCCCCCCGACCCCCTGCTCTAGAACT GCGGAGGCTGTAGGGGACGGGGAATGGGTCAGGatggaaggagagcgagagagggggatgagaggagtgAGGGGAACGTTTCCGGTCCCCGGCCACCAGGGTTCCGTTCTGCAGTTTTTCTGCAAACTGAGACGTCATGCCAGCTTGGAGGGGGCAGGGCCTTACTTCAGGAAGTGGAAGTTTGACAGCAGCCATCGTGCCACCAGTCTAGACGCCAAAG GTCACCATAACTACACATGGAGGCGTTACGGTAATTTGGTGTCACCCCAAG GCTCTCCTAAGAGGCGTCCGtttcagagacagagagcagccaGTGATAACACAGTCCCAACTGAAGAGGACTCACCACCTCCTCACCCTTCACCCCCTCTCCGCCATGACATCCCCcagcccctcccccccacacacagccagATCAGCAGCCTCCAGCATCTCTCTGCGAGGTCTCTATCTCCCCCCACCTGCCCACCCTCACCCTCCCTCGGCAG gctAGAGGGGGAGGCGGTGGTGGAGGCTGCCAGCAgaggtaggagagggagagacgtgACTCACCCACCACCAGAGCACCCTGGCgcccaggggagagaggaggagcctgTGGAGATGACAGAGACAGGATTATTGAGAGAAGctgggacagagaaagagacaaggtCATGGGCAGAAGTTGGGGCAGTGACAAGAACAGAAGCAGGAGAGGAGTTCAAAGTATGGGTTGGGTCAGGAGAAGAGTCAGAGGAAGGGGCATATATTTTAGGGACAGAACAAAGGGTGGGTCATGGAGCAGAGATAATGGTATGGGAAGGTCTGGGTACAGATGAAGCccaagagggaggagaaaggttcCAGGCAGAGCAAGAAGCTGAGATGAGGATAAAGGCAAGGACTGTGGATGGTTTGGGGGCCACTTCAAAGGCAGAAGCAGGAATGGGTGTAAGAGCCAAGACAGATGTAGGGGCTGTTCTGGGaacagaaaaagagacagagacaggagccaGGTTAGAGTCAGTGATAGAGGTGGGGGCCAGACCAGAGGCTGAATTTGAAGTGGAGGTAGGGCTAGGGGCATCAGTGGTGAGGATCAGTGATTTAGGATCAGGATTAGAAGGGTTTCTAGGTGCTGGGATAGGGGCAGATCCAGGGCCTCGATCAAGGTCTGGGTCTGCAGTGTGTATCAGTCGACAGGAGAGCTCTGAGACCCAGCCCTCCCTGTGCAGAGACATCTGGAGCCTACGAGCCTCTCTGGAGCAGTATACCTCCTCGGACCAGAGCAGCACGGACAGAGAGTCCATACGCAGCGACGTCGACAGCGTGTGTTCGGTAGGAGGAGCAGCAGGCCAGTCCAGCTTCACTGCCTGCCTCTCCCAGGACATTGGCGATGAACTGGAGGGAGAATGGGAGTATGGGGACacggaaagggaggagggagacagaagacagaaggagacagagggggaaGCAGAATACAGGGACACTGGAAGAAAGATGGTTAACAGGGGGGTTCAGAGGAGAGATagtgagggggaggagaagggggagtaG